Below is a genomic region from Salmo salar chromosome ssa11, Ssal_v3.1, whole genome shotgun sequence.
gaaagaaagaaagaaagaaagaaagaaagagaaatgaAAAAACTCCTCCCTATTCCGTCACTTTTTCACAGTAAACCCTATAAGTCAGAAACGTAGAGTAGGTGAGTTCTTCATTGTCAACATCTACCCTGTtcagactatactctcctgtctctctctctctatctctccctccatcaactCAATCCATCCATTCTACCAGGGCTCCATCAGGATGGTGTCAGCTGGGCTACAGATGCTGGGCACGGCCCTGGCGATCATCGGCTGGCTGGGAAGCATCATCATCTGTGCTCTGCCCATGTGGAAGGTGACAGCTTTCATCGGAGCCAACATCGTCACCGCTCAGGTCATCTGGGAAGGGTTATGGATGAACTGTGTGACCCAGAGCACGGGACAGATGCAGTGTAAGGTCTACGACTCCCTCCTGGCCTTGCCCCAGGACCTGCAGGCCGCCAGGGCTCTGATCATAATCGCCATAATTGCCGGCGTGTTCGCCATCCTGCTGGGCATCGCCGGCGGGAAGTGCACTAACTTCGTGGATAACGAGAGGTCCAAGGCCAAGGTAGCCATCGCTAGTGGAGTCATCTTCCTCATTGCTGCCCTTCTGGTTCTGGTCCCTGTCTGCTGGTCGGCCAACACCATCATCCGAGACTTCTACAACCCCCTTTTGGTCGAGGCCCAGAGAAGGGAGCTGGGAGCCTCACTCTACATCGGCTGGGGCTCCGCGGGGCTGATGATCCTGGGCGGGGCGCTCCTCTGCTGCTCCTGCCCCCCCAAAGATGAGAACCACAATGTCAAGTACTCCAAGGCTGCTAGTTCCGTGGCTGGCAGCAGCAAGGCCTACGTCTAGAGGGTttgacacaccacagaccagaccACCACAGACCAGACCACCACAGACCAGCACCAGGGGATGAGGGGATGAATAGCCTGCCTGGGTGAGAGGACTGAAGGGAGGTGGTGTTGAAAATGGGACTCTCCAGGTTGTTCACTCTGCTGTTTTCATGTTTTTACTGATGCttttgccacattctttgcagtaATGAAGTTTCTCTCGTGTGAATTTGCTGATGGAGTTTTTTGCTTTTACTGTCATGTTCGACTGTGGTACCAAAGTGAAATATAAGAGTCAATGTATGAGTGTGTTGACAGTGTGTTGGCGAAAGTATGTACTTTTCTAGTTAGTGTAAAATGTGATGTCAGTTACTGTGCAACCCATTTAGACAAATGTAGAAGAATCCTTCTCTAAGGCCTCAGCAAAAAGTCTACAATCAAGCATCGTAAAAACAGAATTCCACTCACTTTTGAACACACTGTTATCATTAATTTGAAAGCATGTTTTTGGACTCTTTCTAGAATTTTAGTTGTAAAACAATTGGCACGTTCATGAATTAGGGAAGGTTGGATTTAACTGTTTGATTaatattgttttctgtttttgtaTGTCGCCTTCCGACTCACAtggatttgttttgtttttatcacTCAGTACTaccatatattattattaatattattctaTATTATCCACATCCTAAGACATATTTAAAACCAATATATTTAGTATTCTATTATTCCaagtaaatgttttaataaacaATTATATTTCAAAGTCAGACTATTATTGTTGGATCCTTTTTTAAACTTGAACTCATAATGGCTGTTTCTTTTCCTGCGGGGAATAGCacaatgtgtatgtatgtgtgtcacacacatacgtacacaccGAAAGTATGTGTAGTGTGACGCACCGAAAACAACTTGTTGGGCAGTGCTGCACTCAAATATTTGTGCATGAAGGAATCTGTGCAAACAGGTATGATACTAAGAGATGTGACAATGTGGCCTACTTCAGAGGGAATGCTACAaatcaacacacagagagagggaaaagaagtAGAAACAGATAGGGGAGATGAAGAAGAAGTAGAAACAGAGGTGGAGATGAagaagaggtagaaacagagggggagatgaagaagaggtagaaacagagggggagatgaagtagaagaggtagaaacacactcgatccctccgatgtcaacaactacaggccagtatcccttctttcctttctctccaaaactcttgaacgcgccgtgcttggccagctctcttgctatctctctcagaatgaccttcttgatcctaatcagtcaggtttcaagactgggcattcaactgagactgctcttctctgtgtcacggaggctctccgcactgctaaagctaactctctctcctctgctctcatccttctagacctatctgctgcctttgataccgtgaaccatcagatcctcctctccaccctctccgagctgggcatctccggcaccgcgcacgcttggattgcgtcctacctgacaggtcgctcctaccaggtggcgtggcgagaatctgtctccgcaccacgtgctctcaccactggtgtcccccagggctctgttcttggcccactcctattctcgctatacaccaagtcacttggctctgtcatatcctcacatggtctctcatatcattgctatgcagacgacacacaattaatcttctcctttcccccttctgacaaccaggtggcgaatcgcatctctgcatgtctggcagacatatcagtgtggatgacggatcaccacctcaagctgaacctcggcaagacggagctgctcttcctcccggggaaggactgcccgttccatgatctcgccatcacggttgacaactcccttgtgtcctcctcccagagtgctaagagccttggcgtgaccctggacaacaccctgtcgttctccaccaa
It encodes:
- the LOC106563812 gene encoding claudin-4 — translated: MVSAGLQMLGTALAIIGWLGSIIICALPMWKVTAFIGANIVTAQVIWEGLWMNCVTQSTGQMQCKVYDSLLALPQDLQAARALIIIAIIAGVFAILLGIAGGKCTNFVDNERSKAKVAIASGVIFLIAALLVLVPVCWSANTIIRDFYNPLLVEAQRRELGASLYIGWGSAGLMILGGALLCCSCPPKDENHNVKYSKAASSVAGSSKAYV